A window of Deltaproteobacteria bacterium genomic DNA:
AACTCCATGGCCGACGCGACGGTGTGGAAGGTAAGCCCGGTATCGCGGCACGCACCGGGCAGCGACAAGATCGGCCGGGACTTGAGCGCATCGTGGACACGGAGCGCCGTCACCGCGCGCCGGCCTGCCGCTGTCTGCACCCGCTCCCGATCATCCTGGAACATCCGGGACAAGCGTTGAGCAGTGCCGACCGCACCGTCGGCCGTCAGTTTCACGCCTTCGAGGAAGAAGTCAAGCCAAGCTTCCCAGTCCCCGGTGCGCCGCACGCGGCTCAGCAGATCGTAGTAGGTGCTCCGGTGTTGCTTCAGGAAAAGACTGAGGTACAGGAGCGGCTCACGCAGCACGCCGGCTTGGCACAGCAGCAGGGTGATCAGCAACCGCCCCACGCGCCCATTGCCGTCCAGAAACGGGTGAATGGTCTGGAACTGCACGTGCGCAAGCGCGGCGCGCATCAGAACCGGCAACTGCTCGGAGTAAAGGAAACCTTCAAGCGCCGCCATGCAGCCGGGCACCGCCGTATGCGGCGGCGGCACGAAGACAGCGTTGCCCGGCCGCGAGCCGCCGATCCAGTTCTGAGAACGGCGAAACTCACCCGGCGTCTTAGAGAGGTTCCGTTCCCCCGACATCAGCACGGCGTGGATCTCACGGATGAGGCGATTCGACAGCGGAAACTGCTCTTCAAGACGGCGCAAACCATGGTGGAGCGCCGCCACGTAGTTCGAGACCTCGACCGCGTCGTCCACCGGCGCTCCGGGCGCTTCCTCCAACTCGAAGAGAAGAAGATCCGAGAACGAGGACTGCGTACCCTCGATCTGGGACGAGAGCACCGCTTCCTTGCGGACGTAGGCGTAGAGGAACAGCGCGTGGTCCGGGAGCAGCGTCGCAACGCCGTCGAGGCGGCCGAGAGCCAAGACGGCCGACTCCACAGCCTGTTGCAAGGCACCGTCCAGGACCAAGGCGGGTTTAGGCGGCAGGGGCGCCGGCACGAACGCGCGAACACGCTCCTCGCCGATGCGAGTCACCT
This region includes:
- a CDS encoding Fic family protein, which codes for MQRGECGSYQVTRIGEERVRAFVPAPLPPKPALVLDGALQQAVESAVLALGRLDGVATLLPDHALFLYAYVRKEAVLSSQIEGTQSSFSDLLLFELEEAPGAPVDDAVEVSNYVAALHHGLRRLEEQFPLSNRLIREIHAVLMSGERNLSKTPGEFRRSQNWIGGSRPGNAVFVPPPHTAVPGCMAALEGFLYSEQLPVLMRAALAHVQFQTIHPFLDGNGRVGRLLITLLLCQAGVLREPLLYLSLFLKQHRSTYYDLLSRVRRTGDWEAWLDFFLEGVKLTADGAVGTAQRLSRMFQDDRERVQTAAGRRAVTALRVHDALKSRPILSLPGACRDTGLTFHTVASAMELLVSQGIAREITGRQRDRLFVYDQYLAILNEGTEEP